One Paraburkholderia aromaticivorans genomic region harbors:
- a CDS encoding glutathione binding-like protein, with amino-acid sequence MIDVYSWATPNGHKVHIMLEETGLAYNVHGVNIGAGDQFNPEFLAISPNNKIPAIVDSEGPKGADGQPFALFESGAILIYLAEKTGKFLPTDPAARYSALQWLMFQMGGLGPMLGQTHHFRNYAPEQIEYAVNRYTNETKRLYGVMDTQLGKTQYLAGNDYTIADIAAFPWTRSWQNQGVELDAFPNVKRWHEEIAVRPAVVRGVEVLASARQPLMDDKAKEILFGATQYAKH; translated from the coding sequence ATGATCGACGTTTATAGCTGGGCGACCCCGAACGGCCACAAGGTTCACATCATGCTCGAGGAAACGGGCCTCGCGTACAACGTGCACGGTGTGAATATCGGCGCGGGCGACCAGTTCAACCCTGAGTTTCTCGCCATCAGCCCGAACAACAAGATCCCGGCAATCGTCGATTCCGAGGGCCCCAAGGGCGCCGACGGCCAGCCGTTCGCCTTGTTCGAATCGGGCGCGATCCTGATTTATCTCGCCGAGAAAACCGGCAAGTTTCTGCCGACCGATCCGGCCGCGCGTTATTCGGCGCTGCAATGGCTGATGTTCCAGATGGGCGGTCTGGGTCCAATGCTCGGTCAAACGCACCACTTTCGGAACTATGCGCCGGAGCAGATTGAATACGCGGTCAACCGTTACACGAACGAGACGAAGCGTCTGTATGGCGTGATGGACACGCAACTCGGCAAGACGCAATATCTCGCGGGTAACGACTATACGATCGCGGATATCGCCGCGTTCCCGTGGACACGCTCGTGGCAAAACCAGGGTGTCGAACTGGATGCGTTTCCAAATGTGAAGCGCTGGCATGAAGAGATCGCCGTGCGTCCGGCAGTCGTGCGCGGAGTGGAAGTGCTGGCGTCCGCGCGTCAACCGCTCATGGACGACAAGGCAAAAGAAATACTGTTCGGTGCGACGCAATACGCGAAACATTGA